One genomic segment of Desulfosporosinus sp. Sb-LF includes these proteins:
- a CDS encoding corrinoid protein, translating into MIFDDIIHSIVEGESEDTLELTKQALAQGYSATSILEKGLITGINIIAEKYRNEKVNVPEVLMATHSMHAGLSVIEPILTAPTKKGLGKIIVGTVAGDLHDIGLNIVKAMAMSTGARIIDLGVNVSPKKFASAVRKEKPDILLISALLTTTMSVMKDVIVELEVQGLRNDVKIFVGGAPITDAFAKEIGADYTFEDAFQFRDFLKENLSKLLTSKRVGL; encoded by the coding sequence TTGATATTTGACGATATAATTCATTCGATTGTAGAAGGTGAATCCGAAGATACACTTGAATTAACCAAACAGGCTTTAGCACAAGGATATTCTGCCACTTCCATTCTTGAAAAAGGACTCATTACTGGGATAAATATTATAGCTGAAAAATATCGCAATGAAAAAGTTAATGTTCCGGAGGTCCTAATGGCTACCCATTCAATGCACGCCGGACTATCCGTAATTGAACCGATCTTGACTGCACCCACTAAAAAGGGGCTCGGTAAGATAATCGTAGGTACCGTCGCAGGGGATTTACACGATATTGGCCTCAACATTGTTAAGGCTATGGCAATGTCTACCGGTGCCCGCATAATAGATCTTGGCGTAAATGTATCTCCAAAAAAATTCGCCAGTGCTGTTCGCAAGGAAAAACCTGATATTTTACTGATCTCGGCCTTATTAACCACAACCATGTCTGTTATGAAAGATGTTATAGTTGAACTAGAAGTTCAAGGGTTACGTAACGATGTTAAAATTTTCGTTGGGGGGGCACCGATAACAGATGCTTTTGCAAAGGAAATAGGAGCAGATTATACTTTCGAAGATGCTTTTCAATTTCGAGATTTCCTAAAGGAAAACTTAAGCAAATTATTAACTTCTAAACGAGTTGGCCTATAA
- a CDS encoding DUF1638 domain-containing protein, which yields MKIKLIGCHSTMNEVLAQGLNQGVDFQFLDYSFHARPDKLHDKIQEIINESQDYDLIILTYGRCSNSMLGLLSPRVPLLFPATHDCIGLMLGSTNRHMELFKENSLTYYFSQGWLDYGRTPLAEYYEYEAIYGEKKALKLIRTLYGSYQKAIFIITPGINDLERYRGKVREIADFFGWEVGEIEGDISLLTSVIRGLKAPESIYVEAGQVITLKMLAGGQHENNDHTKSSC from the coding sequence TTGAAAATTAAACTGATTGGTTGTCATTCGACAATGAACGAAGTCCTGGCACAAGGGCTTAACCAGGGGGTGGATTTCCAATTCCTGGATTACAGCTTTCACGCCCGGCCCGATAAACTACACGATAAAATCCAGGAGATAATCAATGAGAGCCAGGATTATGATTTAATTATCCTGACTTATGGCCGATGTTCTAATTCAATGCTTGGTCTGCTATCACCACGCGTGCCACTTTTATTTCCGGCAACACACGATTGTATTGGCCTGATGTTAGGGTCGACTAATAGGCATATGGAATTATTCAAGGAGAATTCCCTTACTTATTATTTCAGTCAGGGATGGCTGGACTATGGGCGCACTCCTTTGGCAGAATACTACGAATATGAAGCGATATATGGAGAAAAGAAAGCGCTCAAATTAATTAGAACTTTGTATGGAAGTTATCAAAAGGCAATCTTTATTATTACACCAGGAATAAATGATCTTGAACGATACCGAGGAAAGGTTCGGGAAATTGCGGATTTTTTTGGCTGGGAAGTCGGAGAAATCGAGGGGGATATAAGTCTCCTGACCTCAGTTATAAGAGGACTTAAGGCGCCAGAATCAATCTATGTCGAAGCGGGGCAAGTTATTACTTTGAAAATGTTAGCAGGAGGGCAGCATGAAAATAACGATCACACCAAATCGAGTTGTTGA
- the thpR gene encoding RNA 2',3'-cyclic phosphodiesterase, with the protein MRLFVGIELPDEIKRVLLEFQSELKQLGVKGLWKSAENFHVTLEFLGELEPNSLPTLTETLSKRARNHKPFHLSIEGLGAFPSLKRPHTLWTAISGSLNALHQLRDEIHIELVKNSFVLEERQFKSHITMASRPQFDDIDLSCVRTKKFGEFMVAEVVLFESRASYGKRVYTDLYRTKLL; encoded by the coding sequence ATGCGATTATTTGTAGGGATTGAATTACCGGATGAAATCAAACGAGTGCTCCTCGAATTTCAGTCTGAACTAAAACAGCTCGGAGTAAAGGGGTTATGGAAATCCGCAGAAAACTTTCATGTCACCCTGGAATTTCTGGGAGAATTAGAACCAAATAGTCTTCCGACCCTCACAGAAACACTGTCCAAAAGAGCAAGGAACCACAAACCTTTCCATTTAAGCATCGAGGGATTAGGGGCATTTCCTTCTCTGAAACGGCCCCATACTTTGTGGACAGCGATAAGCGGAAGCTTAAATGCACTACATCAGCTGAGAGATGAGATACATATTGAGCTCGTCAAAAATAGCTTTGTTTTAGAAGAAAGGCAATTTAAGTCGCATATTACTATGGCCTCTCGTCCCCAATTCGACGATATTGACTTATCCTGTGTTCGTACCAAGAAATTTGGGGAGTTTATGGTTGCAGAGGTTGTTTTATTTGAGAGCAGGGCTTCATATGGAAAAAGGGTGTACACGGATTTATATAGAACTAAGCTCCTTTGA
- a CDS encoding corrinoid protein — translation MNEIFEELKQAIIDGDEDIVEELSQKVIAESINPVDAVQLGLIKGIEVVGELWKAGEVFLPDVMMSAEAMKVGLGLLEPEIAKLGMSQGEAKGKIVLGTVEGDIHDIGKNITGAMFTAAGYKVFDVGTDIKAEDFVLKAQEVGADIIGASALLTTTMSAQKGIIDYLKEHNLRDQFKVFIGGGPTSQAYADEIGADGWAESADEAVALADRMLGK, via the coding sequence ATGAATGAAATTTTTGAAGAATTAAAGCAGGCAATTATCGATGGTGATGAGGATATAGTCGAGGAACTTTCTCAAAAAGTCATTGCTGAATCTATTAACCCTGTTGACGCGGTACAACTTGGTCTGATCAAAGGAATCGAAGTTGTGGGAGAGCTATGGAAAGCTGGAGAAGTCTTTTTGCCAGATGTCATGATGTCCGCAGAGGCTATGAAAGTTGGGTTAGGTCTGCTTGAACCCGAAATTGCCAAATTGGGTATGAGTCAAGGGGAGGCTAAAGGCAAGATTGTTTTGGGGACGGTCGAAGGTGATATTCATGACATCGGTAAGAATATTACGGGCGCAATGTTTACGGCAGCAGGCTATAAAGTATTCGATGTCGGCACGGATATTAAAGCAGAAGATTTTGTCTTGAAAGCCCAAGAAGTTGGTGCGGACATTATTGGCGCTAGTGCCCTTTTGACAACCACTATGAGCGCGCAAAAAGGGATCATTGATTATTTGAAAGAGCATAATCTTAGGGATCAGTTCAAAGTCTTCATTGGCGGCGGTCCTACCAGCCAAGCGTATGCGGATGAGATCGGAGCCGACGGATGGGCGGAATCTGCTGACGAAGCAGTTGCGCTTGCCGACCGTATGCTGGGGAAGTAA
- a CDS encoding PocR ligand-binding domain-containing protein: MRKRDIENFVNHKYLEEVLGSFSKATGLHIEAVNRKGETLAILGNRERSDFCKFIRSNSKGEKKCLDSYKEATLEAAKWNEPYFFRCHAGLVIWAVPIILDNVFLGSIICGQVLLWKPDGFFLRDLERSNSKDRDFGILQQKVQSLSISSPEQSQAAADMLFVVVNHLVKRNIHTMEEENAYRLERLKIKADLENRKKQKNNIEFTDYGTYLKKERRFLSYIRLGDKTRAENSLKNLLTDLLTKTAGDKTTIKIRVLELASLSSRAAVEGGADAEQVMAILKDFNNEVERIERVEEFFFKVHKVIVTFLDGIFNLADKKHLSLVTNARNFIIENYHKPLTIKATADYLFISPSHLSRLFRLELDCTFNDYLTRVRVEKAVELLKKPEFSVERVSQAVGFKSQSYFAEIFRKYIGVTPLIYKNSLF; the protein is encoded by the coding sequence ATGCGTAAGAGAGATATCGAGAATTTTGTTAATCATAAATACTTAGAAGAAGTCCTTGGTAGCTTCTCCAAAGCTACAGGTCTACACATCGAAGCAGTTAATAGAAAAGGTGAAACACTTGCAATACTCGGCAATAGAGAAAGAAGCGATTTTTGCAAGTTTATCCGTAGTAACAGCAAAGGAGAAAAGAAATGTTTAGATTCTTATAAAGAAGCGACTTTAGAAGCAGCAAAATGGAATGAGCCATATTTCTTCCGTTGCCACGCCGGACTCGTTATATGGGCCGTCCCTATTATATTAGATAATGTCTTTTTAGGTAGTATTATCTGCGGACAAGTATTATTGTGGAAACCAGATGGATTCTTTCTTCGAGACTTAGAAAGGAGTAATTCTAAGGATCGCGATTTTGGTATTCTACAACAAAAAGTCCAAAGCCTTTCCATTTCCTCTCCTGAGCAGTCCCAAGCTGCTGCTGATATGCTCTTTGTTGTAGTTAATCATTTAGTCAAGAGAAATATTCATACAATGGAAGAAGAAAATGCATATCGTTTAGAACGACTTAAAATAAAAGCTGATCTGGAAAATAGAAAGAAGCAGAAAAATAACATTGAGTTTACTGATTACGGAACATATTTAAAGAAGGAAAGGCGTTTCCTAAGTTATATACGCCTTGGTGATAAAACCAGAGCCGAGAATAGTTTGAAGAATTTATTAACTGATCTCCTAACCAAGACCGCCGGTGATAAAACCACAATAAAAATACGAGTTCTGGAATTAGCTTCTCTATCATCGAGAGCCGCTGTCGAAGGAGGAGCAGATGCGGAACAAGTCATGGCAATTCTTAAAGATTTTAATAATGAGGTCGAACGCATTGAGCGTGTGGAAGAATTCTTTTTCAAAGTCCATAAAGTCATAGTAACCTTCCTCGATGGGATCTTTAATCTTGCAGATAAGAAGCATCTTAGTTTGGTGACAAATGCCCGTAATTTTATTATTGAAAATTACCATAAACCCCTTACAATTAAAGCTACAGCTGATTATCTTTTTATCAGTCCTTCCCACCTGTCTCGTTTGTTCCGGTTAGAATTAGATTGTACCTTTAATGATTACCTGACGAGAGTACGTGTCGAAAAAGCAGTAGAACTTTTAAAAAAACCCGAGTTTAGCGTTGAACGAGTTTCTCAAGCAGTGGGCTTTAAAAGCCAAAGCTATTTCGCGGAAATATTCCGGAAATACATTGGAGTGACCCCTCTGATCTACAAGAATAGCTTATTTTAG
- a CDS encoding FMN-binding glutamate synthase family protein has translation MQITITSSFWLFLIILLLALQLFLVLILTINPILRYLVGQQIGNFINRLLSDKYTQNLMEVWPAGKRISVLNILEIGFRAHSGKIITRPLGSPKHFPGFDNLMFAPHLMTRLSLPESAQMNMQVTIGPKADKPLVINIPIMIGAMAYGIALSEEAKRALARAAKTLQTTTCSGEGPFLPEERMEAGKYALQIARWAWGARTQEQIASADMLEVQMGQGADMGAVSLEAVEFQGRAQELSGLAPDEPAISFPAPPGIQKQSDWPNFMKGLRKRSNGIPIALKLMATGHLEDDLTAAIKLGFDAVIIDGAQGGSHATTPIKQDDFGIPSLFALIRAVRFLNNQRVRDRVSLIVAGGYFTPGECLKAIALGADAVYMATVPLLSLTHNQVSKVIPWEPPTTLVFYDSPSKSKLDIDQAATSVVNTITSMVLEMEEGMRALGKTSLKELSAEDLVALDSLTAEVTGVKRIY, from the coding sequence ATGCAAATTACGATAACAAGCTCGTTTTGGTTGTTTCTAATAATACTATTGCTTGCCCTTCAGTTATTCTTAGTACTAATCCTTACCATCAACCCGATTTTGCGTTATCTTGTGGGGCAGCAGATTGGTAATTTTATCAACAGACTACTTTCGGACAAATACACCCAAAATCTTATGGAAGTGTGGCCAGCCGGAAAACGTATTTCAGTGTTAAACATCCTAGAAATAGGTTTTCGAGCGCACAGTGGAAAAATTATCACACGGCCCCTCGGTTCTCCTAAGCATTTTCCCGGGTTCGATAACCTCATGTTTGCTCCCCACTTGATGACGAGGCTTTCTTTGCCTGAAAGTGCTCAGATGAACATGCAGGTGACGATTGGTCCAAAAGCCGACAAGCCGTTGGTCATCAACATTCCCATAATGATTGGAGCCATGGCCTATGGCATTGCTCTCAGTGAGGAAGCGAAAAGAGCTTTGGCCAGAGCAGCCAAAACCTTGCAAACAACCACATGCTCCGGAGAAGGCCCTTTTTTACCAGAAGAACGCATGGAAGCTGGAAAATACGCCTTACAAATTGCACGCTGGGCGTGGGGGGCAAGAACTCAAGAGCAAATTGCCTCTGCAGATATGTTAGAAGTTCAGATGGGGCAAGGCGCCGATATGGGTGCAGTCAGTCTAGAGGCCGTAGAATTTCAAGGTCGAGCACAAGAGCTTTCAGGATTAGCCCCTGACGAACCGGCTATATCCTTTCCGGCACCTCCAGGGATACAAAAACAAAGTGATTGGCCTAATTTCATGAAAGGTCTACGTAAACGGTCTAACGGTATCCCCATTGCGTTGAAACTTATGGCAACCGGACATCTTGAGGATGACTTAACGGCCGCGATCAAATTAGGTTTTGATGCTGTCATTATCGATGGTGCGCAAGGCGGCTCTCACGCGACAACCCCGATTAAGCAAGATGATTTTGGCATCCCCAGTCTCTTTGCTTTGATTCGCGCCGTGCGTTTCTTAAATAACCAAAGGGTACGTGACAGGGTAAGTCTGATCGTAGCCGGGGGATATTTTACTCCTGGGGAGTGTCTCAAGGCTATTGCATTAGGAGCTGATGCTGTCTATATGGCCACCGTTCCCCTACTTTCCCTAACCCATAACCAAGTCAGTAAAGTAATACCGTGGGAACCTCCTACGACATTGGTGTTTTACGACTCCCCTTCCAAGAGTAAACTTGATATCGATCAAGCTGCCACGAGTGTCGTGAATACAATAACATCCATGGTTTTAGAAATGGAAGAAGGAATGCGTGCTCTCGGGAAAACCTCATTGAAAGAGCTTTCCGCTGAAGACCTAGTTGCCTTGGATTCCTTGACCGCCGAAGTGACTGGAGTAAAACGAATCTACTAA
- a CDS encoding BCCT family transporter, whose product MSNSKGTPNRSVMYISSVIIVLFVLFGMFLPKEMGKVASAAFAFLTTDFGWLYLLTVGFFTIFIYGIAFSRFGAIKLGKDDDKPEFSNFQWFSMLFGGGMGIGLVFWSVAEPMMHYLTPPMGTAATPEAMRTAMRIVFFHWGIHPWVIFAICGLALAYFQFRKDLPFLVSSAFYPLIGERIYGPIGKAIDILSVFATVFGVATSLGLGSNQIATGLHYIWGIQATPVTVSIVIAVMTLLFTLATISGLHKAMQIAADIKIWLSIGFMVFIFLFGGTVLILNNFTDTLGSYLQNFIGQTLWMGNMDWLKGWTVFYWAWWIAWAPFVGQFVARVSKGRTIRQFVLAVTLLPSGFSMIWLSIYGGAAFNLDKLSNGAIQAAIKTDYTTAFFATLQQLPLYSITAPLAILLIVACFVGAANSATYVLAMLTSNGDMDPDKKLRSFWGIIQGAFTIILILVGGGTAALSVLQTVSIVAAFPFMLIMIAMSYSIYKALGQEKLSGVK is encoded by the coding sequence ATGTCGAATAGTAAGGGAACACCCAATCGTTCTGTAATGTATATTTCTTCTGTCATCATCGTATTGTTTGTACTATTCGGTATGTTCCTACCCAAGGAAATGGGTAAAGTTGCTAGTGCAGCGTTCGCCTTTTTAACGACTGATTTCGGATGGCTATACCTTTTGACGGTCGGCTTTTTCACGATCTTCATTTACGGAATTGCGTTTAGTCGTTTTGGTGCGATCAAGCTTGGGAAAGACGATGATAAGCCTGAGTTTAGCAACTTTCAGTGGTTTTCTATGTTGTTCGGAGGAGGTATGGGTATCGGGCTTGTATTCTGGTCGGTTGCCGAGCCCATGATGCATTACCTAACTCCACCGATGGGTACGGCTGCTACCCCTGAAGCTATGCGTACAGCTATGCGAATCGTGTTTTTCCACTGGGGTATCCACCCTTGGGTTATTTTCGCCATTTGCGGTCTGGCTCTGGCATACTTCCAATTCCGCAAGGATCTGCCTTTTCTAGTCAGTTCCGCATTCTATCCGCTGATTGGTGAACGGATTTATGGACCGATCGGCAAAGCGATTGACATCCTTTCAGTGTTTGCCACAGTGTTCGGCGTGGCTACCAGCCTAGGTCTTGGCTCTAACCAAATCGCGACAGGGTTGCATTATATCTGGGGAATTCAAGCGACGCCCGTGACTGTCTCTATAGTCATCGCAGTAATGACGTTGCTTTTTACCCTAGCCACGATCTCCGGTCTGCATAAGGCTATGCAGATTGCAGCTGATATTAAGATATGGCTTTCGATCGGTTTCATGGTGTTTATCTTCTTGTTCGGAGGAACTGTTTTAATCCTGAACAACTTCACAGATACTCTCGGTTCCTACCTGCAAAACTTTATCGGACAGACGCTGTGGATGGGTAATATGGATTGGTTAAAGGGTTGGACCGTGTTCTACTGGGCTTGGTGGATTGCGTGGGCTCCGTTCGTCGGACAATTCGTCGCCCGTGTCTCCAAAGGTCGTACAATCCGCCAATTCGTGTTGGCTGTAACCTTACTGCCTTCCGGCTTCTCCATGATTTGGTTATCGATATACGGCGGTGCCGCTTTCAACCTGGATAAGCTCTCCAATGGGGCCATTCAGGCCGCTATTAAAACGGACTATACGACCGCCTTTTTCGCGACACTGCAACAGTTACCTTTGTATTCAATCACCGCTCCCTTGGCAATTCTCCTCATCGTTGCCTGCTTTGTAGGTGCTGCGAATTCCGCAACCTATGTACTGGCTATGCTGACTTCCAATGGTGACATGGACCCTGACAAGAAATTGCGTAGCTTCTGGGGTATCATACAGGGTGCTTTCACCATTATCCTGATCTTAGTCGGCGGTGGCACTGCTGCGTTATCGGTCTTGCAGACGGTTTCTATTGTCGCGGCGTTCCCGTTCATGCTGATCATGATAGCCATGAGCTATAGCATTTACAAAGCACTTGGGCAGGAGAAGCTTTCAGGCGTAAAGTAG
- a CDS encoding cbb3-type cytochrome c oxidase subunit I, producing MKLFKLFSFRGKVDKSIARKQQFIAQKISRRYCLSAIALFALQGVVALLGAVDLVIPDLPSPIPFEYGRAIHLGLADFWPLIGTMGMVYFFTTAELNREIYSPRLARWQYWIVMFFSISIFGTLALRIGNGREFLEGMPIFYVGICLALALASYNLIRTLLMDKRDITPAAGTMTVGMIFLLLLLLPNTITYSNPITDETTKFWVVHLWEEMAFELTSAGFIATFYIVSGLAPRTQVEKWLYLEAALAIVGGLYGTGHHYYWIGFPAVWLVLGSLVSLVEVMPVGLLLHMTYKGLKSIKIRSKREKLTLWLLLSSVFHHVTGASLLGLLMSVPWVNLYMHGTYFTSGHAHLALFGTLGFAVLAGCYYVLSRGSEPTLKGYRSGVLAIILINIGLITMSSALLVAGLKEAYLWRILGMDFMEVRLLLNPFLILRVLGGAMFTLGDLLLSWRIFKAWQATKLNS from the coding sequence ATGAAGCTATTTAAGTTGTTTTCCTTTAGAGGTAAGGTCGATAAATCCATAGCCCGAAAACAGCAATTTATCGCCCAAAAGATTAGCCGTAGGTATTGTTTGTCAGCTATCGCTTTATTTGCCCTGCAAGGTGTGGTGGCCTTGCTGGGTGCAGTGGATTTGGTGATACCTGACTTACCTTCACCGATCCCCTTTGAGTACGGTAGAGCAATCCATCTGGGGTTGGCCGACTTTTGGCCCCTTATCGGTACTATGGGGATGGTTTACTTTTTTACTACGGCTGAACTAAATAGGGAAATCTATTCCCCACGTCTGGCTCGCTGGCAGTATTGGATTGTGATGTTCTTTAGCATATCTATCTTTGGAACTTTGGCCCTACGAATTGGTAATGGTCGAGAATTTCTTGAAGGAATGCCCATCTTTTATGTTGGAATATGTTTAGCGCTGGCCCTAGCCTCTTATAACCTTATCCGAACCTTGCTTATGGATAAAAGGGATATAACACCCGCTGCTGGGACTATGACAGTGGGAATGATCTTCCTTTTGCTACTATTGCTACCAAACACCATAACCTATAGCAATCCAATCACTGATGAAACAACAAAGTTTTGGGTCGTCCATTTATGGGAGGAAATGGCCTTTGAATTAACATCCGCCGGTTTCATTGCTACTTTCTACATTGTTTCTGGTCTTGCCCCTCGCACTCAAGTGGAAAAGTGGCTTTATCTGGAGGCCGCTTTGGCTATCGTCGGAGGCTTGTACGGTACCGGACATCATTATTACTGGATTGGTTTTCCCGCTGTCTGGTTAGTCCTTGGTTCTTTAGTCAGCTTAGTGGAGGTCATGCCCGTGGGCCTGTTGCTTCATATGACTTATAAAGGGTTAAAATCCATTAAAATTAGAAGTAAGAGAGAGAAACTTACCTTGTGGTTGCTACTCAGCAGTGTGTTTCATCATGTAACTGGTGCATCCCTCCTGGGCCTGCTTATGTCTGTGCCCTGGGTCAATCTTTACATGCATGGAACATATTTCACATCCGGGCATGCGCATTTGGCCTTATTTGGTACCCTTGGTTTTGCTGTTTTGGCGGGGTGTTATTACGTCCTGAGCCGAGGGAGTGAACCTACACTCAAAGGCTATAGGAGCGGAGTTCTGGCTATCATATTAATCAATATTGGACTGATCACCATGTCTTCCGCCCTGCTGGTAGCCGGTCTCAAGGAGGCTTATCTCTGGCGAATCCTGGGCATGGACTTTATGGAAGTGCGTTTGCTTCTAAATCCTTTTTTGATTCTGAGGGTACTAGGTGGAGCGATGTTTACGCTTGGGGACCTTCTTCTGTCTTGGCGTATCTTTAAGGCCTGGCAGGCAACAAAGTTAAATTCGTAA
- a CDS encoding DUF1638 domain-containing protein — MDKQIKLIIACEAFKGELEVFKETITVDILWIEQALHNVPDKLHLKVQEKIQEAETYLNPGDIVLLFLGNCGGSLKGISSETLTLIYPNVDDCIPVILGSMERFKAIQAEKVGTFYLNKNWIDAGEDPLSSSRKYIETYGEKKGWKVSKVMYKNYTHFTLIDNGCYTLDKYRMHVREACEKFEKIYSEEKGDLKFVEAILNRQCEMVTIPPNAQNDESKQIYQTRKAFFPET; from the coding sequence GTGGATAAGCAAATTAAACTTATTATTGCTTGTGAGGCATTTAAAGGGGAACTGGAAGTCTTTAAAGAAACAATTACAGTCGATATTTTATGGATTGAGCAAGCCTTGCATAACGTTCCGGATAAACTTCATTTGAAGGTTCAAGAAAAGATTCAAGAAGCAGAAACGTATTTAAATCCTGGAGATATTGTCCTCTTATTCCTAGGGAACTGTGGAGGGTCACTGAAAGGAATCTCTTCCGAAACACTTACTCTTATTTACCCAAATGTCGATGATTGTATTCCGGTGATTTTGGGATCGATGGAAAGGTTTAAGGCTATTCAAGCCGAGAAAGTAGGAACCTTTTATTTGAACAAGAACTGGATCGATGCAGGAGAAGATCCTTTGAGTTCCAGTAGGAAATATATTGAGACGTATGGAGAGAAGAAGGGCTGGAAAGTCTCTAAGGTGATGTATAAGAACTATACCCATTTCACTTTGATTGATAATGGTTGCTATACACTTGACAAGTACCGAATGCATGTTCGCGAGGCTTGTGAAAAATTCGAAAAGATATATTCCGAAGAAAAAGGGGATCTTAAATTCGTAGAGGCGATTCTCAATAGACAGTGCGAGATGGTGACCATACCTCCGAACGCCCAAAACGATGAATCAAAGCAGATATATCAAACTAGGAAGGCATTTTTCCCAGAAACTTAA
- a CDS encoding ASKHA domain-containing protein, whose product MKITITPNRVVEGFESESIMEVLARNQISVQNVCSGKGLCGKCKVQFFSGLQEPTQSDLKHLTIKEIEAGFRLACGVKAEEGMEIKVAHTEIYDRKDAALHDMLEINLDHGVQKVFVKVPKPSLQDERGDWNRLNDELLEILDFETVSIKMFALDKLPSVLRAGDFAVTATLWDNQVLDVEAGNTTLTIFGVAVDIGTTSVAVSLVDLNSAQLIRVVSHENEQTAYGADVISRISYARESGEKRHRLKDAVKQTINSLLNQLVKESGIPANSIYKMTVVSNTTMNHLFLGLDTSNLAVAPYVSVLNSFYELSATKLGIEINPEARILTFPNIGSFVGGDTVGAVIGTPEVLEDGNHLLIDLGTNCELFLKTSHEMMACSTAAGPAFEGAGITQGMRAKPGAIEAVTITEDGVEIKVIGSQKAIGICGSGLIEGIEQMKLAGIINKQGKIIDPEKESSLSPRLKARIRSGGKAGREFVLSDGEKEGVDVFLNQGDISELQLAKGAVCAGIKTLVGMVGISIQDLDSVVLAGTFASYLKASSILEIGLVPNINPDKIKTVGNAAHVGAMRALLNRTVFQDATELAKKVKHVELGGNKAFTSNYMRSMYLERTN is encoded by the coding sequence ATGAAAATAACGATCACACCAAATCGAGTTGTTGAGGGCTTTGAGAGTGAATCTATAATGGAGGTCTTAGCTCGTAACCAAATCTCCGTTCAAAATGTTTGTAGTGGAAAAGGTTTATGCGGTAAATGTAAAGTACAGTTCTTTTCAGGGCTGCAGGAGCCGACTCAGTCGGATCTTAAACATTTGACGATTAAGGAAATAGAAGCAGGATTTCGCCTTGCATGCGGAGTGAAAGCAGAAGAAGGTATGGAGATCAAGGTGGCCCACACTGAGATCTATGATCGAAAAGATGCCGCACTCCATGATATGCTTGAAATAAACCTTGACCATGGAGTACAAAAAGTATTTGTGAAGGTACCTAAACCTTCACTTCAAGATGAACGAGGGGACTGGAACCGTTTAAACGATGAATTGTTAGAAATTCTAGACTTCGAGACAGTAAGCATCAAAATGTTTGCACTGGATAAGCTTCCCAGCGTTTTGCGGGCTGGTGATTTCGCTGTAACTGCTACGTTGTGGGATAATCAGGTTCTGGACGTTGAAGCAGGGAATACCACTTTAACAATCTTTGGAGTTGCAGTGGACATTGGAACAACTAGTGTAGCGGTTAGCTTAGTTGATCTTAATAGTGCCCAACTTATTAGAGTTGTTTCCCATGAGAACGAGCAAACAGCTTATGGAGCGGATGTCATATCACGAATTTCCTATGCGCGGGAGAGCGGGGAAAAACGACACCGTCTAAAAGATGCTGTGAAACAGACGATTAATAGTTTATTAAATCAACTTGTTAAAGAAAGTGGAATCCCTGCGAATAGTATTTACAAAATGACTGTAGTATCTAATACGACCATGAACCACTTGTTTTTAGGCCTAGACACCTCCAATTTGGCAGTTGCGCCCTACGTGTCTGTACTGAATAGCTTCTACGAATTGAGCGCTACAAAACTAGGAATAGAAATAAATCCCGAGGCTAGAATTCTAACGTTTCCGAATATCGGCAGCTTCGTGGGTGGCGACACAGTTGGCGCAGTGATAGGTACGCCTGAAGTTTTAGAGGATGGAAATCATCTTTTGATAGATTTGGGAACTAATTGTGAATTGTTTCTAAAAACCTCGCATGAAATGATGGCCTGTTCGACGGCAGCCGGGCCAGCGTTTGAGGGGGCCGGCATCACGCAGGGTATGAGAGCCAAACCAGGTGCTATTGAGGCGGTTACAATTACTGAGGACGGAGTGGAGATCAAGGTTATTGGTAGTCAAAAAGCAATCGGAATTTGTGGGTCGGGTCTTATTGAGGGAATAGAGCAAATGAAGTTAGCGGGAATTATCAATAAACAGGGAAAAATAATCGATCCAGAAAAAGAGAGCTCTCTTTCACCACGACTTAAGGCTCGGATAAGATCAGGTGGAAAAGCTGGTCGAGAATTTGTACTATCTGATGGTGAGAAAGAAGGAGTCGACGTCTTTTTGAACCAAGGGGATATTAGCGAATTGCAACTGGCTAAAGGTGCTGTTTGTGCAGGTATTAAAACGCTTGTAGGGATGGTAGGGATTTCGATCCAAGATCTTGATTCGGTTGTTTTAGCAGGCACCTTTGCTTCCTATTTAAAAGCGAGTAGCATTTTGGAAATAGGCTTAGTTCCCAACATTAATCCGGATAAAATAAAGACCGTGGGTAATGCAGCCCATGTGGGAGCGATGAGGGCACTACTAAATCGGACAGTATTCCAGGACGCCACAGAGCTGGCTAAAAAGGTAAAGCATGTTGAACTAGGAGGTAATAAGGCCTTTACCAGTAATTATATGAGAAGTATGTACTTAGAAAGAACGAATTAA